The following are encoded together in the Eriocheir sinensis breed Jianghai 21 chromosome 28, ASM2467909v1, whole genome shotgun sequence genome:
- the LOC127004546 gene encoding sulfoquinovosidase-like isoform X2, giving the protein MDEEVAFTGASFSNRVALIHVPKVCSVSVVFSHDANDPIFSIGSGRTNFSELHGNFEIKDEVLQKLPLDAFSLVSQDGASVHVTLTTAEDPNLKVDFYLAEISQNSIDISTVTTNAGAYNRLWVRLWAEAEEQVWGVGEQFSYLNLRGRHYPVWTSEQGVGRDGGVIANASDVDGGAGGEYYTTYFPQASYLSSRRYSLFIDDPRYLVFNFSDASRHEVFLHNHVFHATLLREATLMATVQAVTTALGTQPQLPDWILRGAILGVQQGTEEMLFHYEEAKVAGVDVSGLWIQDWSGSIETMLGHRVYWNWRWNQTYYPDLDLAIETLAQEGVRVLTYINPHLIEGSDMFEEAAAQGFLMTDSEGNAFRQDFGGFLAGTVDLLNPDGFNWYKAEIEKNMIAMGFGGWMADFGEYTRLDMFSAQTNHDAETRHNLLPVAWAHCNRAALEDSGQLGVMVPFMRSGGLGSSGYQVLSWAGDQNVNWAFGDGLPTTIIAALSLAMSGMGVTHFDIGGYTTQAPVLARTKELFLRSAEYAVFTPVMRTHEGNKPESNHQFYSDLDTLLQFARLSKMHTRLLPYTRSLLQDLEATGTPVQRPLFLDFENDPLAFDVEYQYMFGPDLVVAPILYKGVEQGEAYLPGAGVEWVHLWGDGTPVAGGTQQVVSSPIGYPPVFYRKGSPYEALFQEIAVEFGRAGGLAELH; this is encoded by the exons ATGGACGAAGAGGTAGCCTTTACAGGGGCTTCCTTTTCCAACCGTGTGGCTTTAATACATGTTCCTAAGGTGTGCTCTGTAAGTGTG GTGTTCAGCCACGACGCAAACGACCCAATCTTCAGCATCGGCTCGGGACGCACCAACTTCAGCGAGCTGCACGGCAACTTCGAGATCAAGGACGAG GTGTTGCAGAAGCTCCCCCTCGACGCCTTCTCCTTGGTGTCTCAGGATGGCGCCTCTGTCCAcgtcaccctcaccaccgccgaggacccAAATCTGAAG GTTGACTTCTACCTGGCGGAGATTAGCCAGAACTCCATCGACAtctccaccgtcaccaccaacgCCGGCGCCTACAACCGGCTGTGGGTGCGGCTgtgggcggaggcggaggagcaggtgTGGGGCGTGGGGGAGCAGTTCTCGTACCTCAACCTCCGGGGCCGACACTACCCCGTGTGGACCAGCGAGCAAG GCGTGGGGCGTGACGGGGGGGTGATTGCCAACGCGAGTGACGTGGACGGAGGCGCCGGCGGGGAGTACTACACCACCTACTTCCCTCAGGCATCCTACCTCTCCTCCAGGCGCTACTCCCTGTTCATTGACGACCCAAG GTACTTGGTGTTCAACTTCTCGGATGCGTCCCGCCACGAGGTGTTCCTGCACAACCACGTCTTCCACGCCACGCTGCTCCGGGAGGCGACGCTGATGGCCACCGTGCAGGCCGTCACCACCGCCCTGGGCACGCAGCCTCAACTCCCGGACTGGATTCTGCGGGGCGCCATTCTGGGTGTGCAGCAGGGAACGGAGGAG ATGTTGTTCCACTACGAGGAGGCGAAGGTGGCGGGGGTGGACGTGAGCGGCCTCTGGATCCAGGACTGGTCGGGCTCCATTGAGACGATGCTGGGTCACCGCGTCTACTGGAACTGGCGCTGGAACCAAACCTACTACCCGG ACCTGGACCTGGCCATCGAGACTCTGGCGCAGGAGGGCGTGCGGGTGCTCACCTACATCAACCCTCACCTGATCGAGGGCAGCGACATGttcgaggaggcggcggcgcagGGCTTCCTCATGACGGACTCGGAGGGCAATGCGTTCAGGCAGGACTTCGGCGGGTTCTTGGCGGGCACTGTGGACCTCCTGAACCCGGATGGCTTCAACTGGTATAAAG cCGAGATCGAGAAGAACATGATCGCTATGGGCTTCGGCGGCTGGATGGCGGACTTCGGGGAGTACACGCGGCTGGACATGTTCTCCGCGCAGACGAACCACGACGCCGAGACCCGCCACAACCTCCTTCCCGTCGCCTGGGCCCActgcaacag GGCGGCGCTGGAAGACAGTGGCCAGCTGGGTGTGATGGTGCCCTTCATGCGCTCCGGGGGTCTGGGCTCCTCCGGGTACCAGGTGCTGTCGTGGGCCGGGGACCAGAACGTCAACTGGGCCTTTGGTGACGGTCTTCCCACCACTATTATTGCGG CGCTGAGCCTGGCAATGAGCGGGATGGGGGTGACGCACTTCGACATCGGCGGCTACACGACCCAGGCGCCCGTGTTAGCAAGGACCAAAGAGCTGTTCCTGCGGTCCGCCGAGTACGCCGTCTTCACCCCCGTCATGAGGACACACGAAG GCAACAAACCAGAGTCTAACCACCAGTTCTACAGCGACCTGGACACGCTGCTTCAGTTCGCCCGCCTCAGCAAGATGCACACCCGCCTCCTGCCCTACACTCGCTCCCTCCTGCAGGACCTCGAGGCGACAg GCACACCGGTCCAGCGGCCTCTCTTCCTGGACTTCGAGAACGACCCCCTGGCCTTCGATGTCGAGTACCAGTATATGTTCGGCCCCGACCTGGTGGTGGCGCCTATTCTCTACAAGGGCGTG GAACAAGGGGAAGCGTACCTGCCTGGCGCGGGCGTGGAGTGGGTGCACCTGTGGGGGGACGGGACGCCTGTGGCCGGCGGGACGCAGCAGGTGGTGTCTTCCCCCATCGGCTACCCGCCAGTCTTCTACAGGAAGGGGTCCCCGTACGAGGCGCTCTTCCAGGAGATTGCAGTGGAGTTCGGACGCGCCGGGGGCCTGGCGGAGCTGCACTAA
- the LOC127004546 gene encoding sulfoquinovosidase-like isoform X1: MTSGRMRQRVGEVLLVLVLGLVAAARLGSAEVTFTPTEEGFTISFQGETVFSHDANDPIFSIGSGRTNFSELHGNFEIEEEVLQKLPLDAFSLVSQDGASVHVTLTTAEDPNLKVDFYLAEISQNSIDISTVTTNAGAYNRLWVRLWAEAEEQVWGVGEQFSYLNLRGRHYPVWTSEQGVGRDGGVIANASDVDGGAGGEYYTTYFPQASYLSSRRYSLFIDDPRYLVFNFSDASRHEVFLHNHVFHATLLREATLMATVQAVTTALGTQPQLPDWILRGAILGVQQGTEEMLFHYEEAKVAGVDVSGLWIQDWSGSIETMLGHRVYWNWRWNQTYYPDLDLAIETLAQEGVRVLTYINPHLIEGSDMFEEAAAQGFLMTDSEGNAFRQDFGGFLAGTVDLLNPDGFNWYKAEIEKNMIAMGFGGWMADFGEYTRLDMFSAQTNHDAETRHNLLPVAWAHCNRAALEDSGQLGVMVPFMRSGGLGSSGYQVLSWAGDQNVNWAFGDGLPTTIIAALSLAMSGMGVTHFDIGGYTTQAPVLARTKELFLRSAEYAVFTPVMRTHEGNKPESNHQFYSDLDTLLQFARLSKMHTRLLPYTRSLLQDLEATGTPVQRPLFLDFENDPLAFDVEYQYMFGPDLVVAPILYKGVEQGEAYLPGAGVEWVHLWGDGTPVAGGTQQVVSSPIGYPPVFYRKGSPYEALFQEIAVEFGRAGGLAELH; the protein is encoded by the exons ATGACCAGCGGGAGGATGAGGCAGCGGGTCGGGGaagtgctgctggtgctggtgctggggctGGTGGCTGCGGCGAGACTGGGCAGCGCCGAGGTCACCTTCACCCCCACGGAGGAAGGCTTCACCATCAGCTTCCAGGGAGAAACG GTGTTCAGCCACGACGCAAACGACCCAATCTTCAGCATCGGCTCGGGACGCACCAACTTCAGCGAGCTGCACGGCAACTTCGAGATCGAGGAAGAGGTGTTGCAGAAGCTCCCCCTCGACGCCTTCTCCTTGGTGTCTCAGGATGGCGCCTCTGTCCAcgtcaccctcaccaccgccgaggacccAAATCTGAAG GTTGACTTCTACCTGGCGGAGATTAGCCAGAACTCCATCGACAtctccaccgtcaccaccaacgCCGGCGCCTACAACCGGCTGTGGGTGCGGCTgtgggcggaggcggaggagcaggtgTGGGGCGTGGGGGAGCAGTTCTCGTACCTCAACCTCCGGGGCCGACACTACCCCGTGTGGACCAGCGAGCAAG GCGTGGGGCGTGACGGGGGGGTGATTGCCAACGCGAGTGACGTGGACGGAGGCGCCGGCGGGGAGTACTACACCACCTACTTCCCTCAGGCATCCTACCTCTCCTCCAGGCGCTACTCCCTGTTCATTGACGACCCAAG GTACTTGGTGTTCAACTTCTCGGATGCGTCCCGCCACGAGGTGTTCCTGCACAACCACGTCTTCCACGCCACGCTGCTCCGGGAGGCGACGCTGATGGCCACCGTGCAGGCCGTCACCACCGCCCTGGGCACGCAGCCTCAACTCCCGGACTGGATTCTGCGGGGCGCCATTCTGGGTGTGCAGCAGGGAACGGAGGAG ATGTTGTTCCACTACGAGGAGGCGAAGGTGGCGGGGGTGGACGTGAGCGGCCTCTGGATCCAGGACTGGTCGGGCTCCATTGAGACGATGCTGGGTCACCGCGTCTACTGGAACTGGCGCTGGAACCAAACCTACTACCCGG ACCTGGACCTGGCCATCGAGACTCTGGCGCAGGAGGGCGTGCGGGTGCTCACCTACATCAACCCTCACCTGATCGAGGGCAGCGACATGttcgaggaggcggcggcgcagGGCTTCCTCATGACGGACTCGGAGGGCAATGCGTTCAGGCAGGACTTCGGCGGGTTCTTGGCGGGCACTGTGGACCTCCTGAACCCGGATGGCTTCAACTGGTATAAAG cCGAGATCGAGAAGAACATGATCGCTATGGGCTTCGGCGGCTGGATGGCGGACTTCGGGGAGTACACGCGGCTGGACATGTTCTCCGCGCAGACGAACCACGACGCCGAGACCCGCCACAACCTCCTTCCCGTCGCCTGGGCCCActgcaacag GGCGGCGCTGGAAGACAGTGGCCAGCTGGGTGTGATGGTGCCCTTCATGCGCTCCGGGGGTCTGGGCTCCTCCGGGTACCAGGTGCTGTCGTGGGCCGGGGACCAGAACGTCAACTGGGCCTTTGGTGACGGTCTTCCCACCACTATTATTGCGG CGCTGAGCCTGGCAATGAGCGGGATGGGGGTGACGCACTTCGACATCGGCGGCTACACGACCCAGGCGCCCGTGTTAGCAAGGACCAAAGAGCTGTTCCTGCGGTCCGCCGAGTACGCCGTCTTCACCCCCGTCATGAGGACACACGAAG GCAACAAACCAGAGTCTAACCACCAGTTCTACAGCGACCTGGACACGCTGCTTCAGTTCGCCCGCCTCAGCAAGATGCACACCCGCCTCCTGCCCTACACTCGCTCCCTCCTGCAGGACCTCGAGGCGACAg GCACACCGGTCCAGCGGCCTCTCTTCCTGGACTTCGAGAACGACCCCCTGGCCTTCGATGTCGAGTACCAGTATATGTTCGGCCCCGACCTGGTGGTGGCGCCTATTCTCTACAAGGGCGTG GAACAAGGGGAAGCGTACCTGCCTGGCGCGGGCGTGGAGTGGGTGCACCTGTGGGGGGACGGGACGCCTGTGGCCGGCGGGACGCAGCAGGTGGTGTCTTCCCCCATCGGCTACCCGCCAGTCTTCTACAGGAAGGGGTCCCCGTACGAGGCGCTCTTCCAGGAGATTGCAGTGGAGTTCGGACGCGCCGGGGGCCTGGCGGAGCTGCACTAA